acatacatcattccctttgtcatcggtatgttacttgcccgagattcgatcgtcggtatcctcatacctagttcaatctcgtcaccggcaagtctctttactcgtttcgtaatgcatcatcccgcaactaacgcattagtcacattgcttgcaaggcttatcgtgatgtgcattaccgagagggcccagagatacctctccgatactcggagtgaaaaatcctaatctcgatctatgccaacccaacaaacaccttcggagacacctgtagagcatctttataatcacccagttacgttgtgacgtttgatagcacacaaggtgttcctccggtattcgggagttgcataatctcatagtcaatgGAATATGTattagtcatgaagaaagcaatagcaataaaacttaacgatcattatgctaagctaatggatgggtcttgtccaccacatcattctctaatgatgtgatcccgttcatcaaatgacaacacatgtctatggttaggaaacttaaccatctttgattaacgagctagtcaagtagaggcatactagggacactttgtttgtctatgtattcacacatgtatcaagtttccggttaatataattctagcatgaataataaaaatttatcatgatataaagaaatataaataacaactttattattgcctctagggcatatttccttcaataatcACAACTAAACACAAGGGTTACCCGTTGCGAGCGTGGGTTTTCATAACCTTGTTGTGCAAAAATGGGAAGCAAATAGAGCTCTTGCACATTTTTGTTAATCCATGGACTAAATATATGCATGTAGACACATGATCCGCACGCCTCGATCGGAAATGATGCGATAAGATACTGAAATCATTTTTTCAGAACTTTATACCCTAAAGTAAACGAATACTTGTTCCTATGATATTCATGTTTTCAAGTTGCTAAAGAAATACATTGTTGATGTATATGCACCAAAAGAAATAAAAAGCTGATTATATCTTAGGGATTAAGTTGTTCTTGGCCATATGGTACGACCATATCTTTACACAAAATTCTAGTGTCCTCGGCCGCCATAAGGGACCAATCTTTATGGATTTTATAATTTGAATTAGGTTTTTTACCTGGACGTGCAAAATTACATCGCACACGGTTATGTACATTGAGTGTGCCCGATGGATAGAAAGCGCACACACATACTGCGGTGAAtcgaaccgtgtgcgatgcacctATCGTCGCACTTGGTACCACACAACAAATTGTGTGCGACGAGAACCTAGAACAACACACTTTAATCATTTTGAACCATGTGTGATAACACCTCATCCCACACATGAGCTTCAAATCAACCGTGTCCGATGCTAAAAGCAATGTCACTCATAAACTAGAAGGCCATTGTGTGCAATGGCATGATCCATCGCACATATTTATCCAAATAAATCGTGTGCGATGGTTcaaacaatcacacacatttacaGTTTCTCAAATCGTGTGCGATATGGCCAAAATCGCAAATGTTTCTCCTTCCAGGACTGTCAGCGATTGGCTGACAATTATACACATTTTCTTTGCCAAAAATGTATGCCATATATTTGTCTAAATGCAAAGAAATTTTGGATTGTTTCTGATGGTTTGCACATGTTTCATTATAAAAAAATTGTGTGCGATGGACCGCCCCATCACACATGTTTCTTCGATCGTGGGTGAGACCCTTCCCCAATTACACATCCACATGCGTTGATGGTTCAACTGTCCGTGTGTGATGTGGGTTTTTGATATGATGACCCTTTTTTGCGAAATAACACTTGTATTACTCAAGAAGTTTAAGGATTACAATCTCGTCCAACAATATTCAGGACTTCCTCTAGACCAGAGCTCAGCCAGACAGCAGTCCGGCCTTGCAGCCTACCAAAGTTGGCCATGAAATGGCTAGCATTATTAGCACTGCGACGAATATGAGTAATACAAGTATCACGTTCCCCCATACTAATTTTGATCTCTCTAATCAAAAACGAATATTTAGACATGTTGCTCTGATCACTCTTTACCATTGTAACGGCTTCCAAAGAATCTGATTCAATATCTATTGGTGAGTTGCTCCATTGCAGAGCAAGGGATAGACCTTCCTTTAGTGCCAAAATTGTTGCTTCTAAAGCATCCTCACAAGTGAAAAGATACCGGCAGGAGCTGAAGATAATAGACCCTGCATGATCACGAAGAATCATACCTACCCCAGCAGTACCCTTGGCCACCGAACCATCAGTATTTAATTTGACTCTCCCAGGTTCCGGTGGAAACCAAGGACATGATGGGGTTACTCCAATATTTTTGCATGCTGCCATATGAGGAAAGTGAGAGTGGGATACCATTTTTCCTTTGATATCAGCGATGGGGGCAAGCTCCAGCGCATGTAGTGAGTTCACATAGCTACACAGGAACCGAACTGAAACCTCAACTGGTGGCGCAGGTTTCGCATGCACAACCTCATTTCTAACATGCCAAATCCTCCACAACAAAATCAGTAGCCGGACTCGTGATGGTTCGTCAGCATCGCACACCAAGTTCAGGAACCATTCGTGACACGGCTGGATACTGGAGAGCGTGGGCAGTACCCACTCGACCTCCATAGCGCGCCACAAATTCCTTGCATTAGTGCATGCACAGAATACATGAAAGCTGTCCTCGTCCTCCATACCACAAACTAGACACGTTTTGAAAACCTCAAGTGACCTTTTATGTTTATTGCACCATGTGGCCAGTGAGTCCGATGCAAGTCTGCATGCAAATGTTAAAACCTTTGGAGGGGCGCGACAGGACCAGATCGCCTTCCACCCATCACGCTCGTCGGGGCTAGAGCTAGAAGAGGCAATCAGCGGCCCAGCCAGATCCTCTACAGCGAGTCTGTAAGCACTACGAACGGTGAAGATACCGTTTTTTCCGGTGCCCAAGCAATGAAATCTTCCCCTAGCATAGGGGATGGCGTGATCTTGCAAATCTCAATTACGTCAACCAGCATAAAGTACTGTTGGATTCGGCCTAAGTCCCATGTACCATAGTAATCAAGCAGCTCAGAGACCCACCTGAAGCGGCATATTCCTTTGGGAGAAATCAAACCACCAGTAGCTCCACGGACAATCCATCTATCCCGCCATATCCGAACCTTTTCGCCATTGGCAATCCTCCAAACAAGACCCTTTTTCAGCAACTCCAAGCCGTAGCAAATAGCCTGCCAAGAGGGCAAGGGATTACCTAAAAAAATGTGTCTTCAAAGCGACCATTTGGAAACTATTTTGCTTTCAACACCCTTGCACAGAAACTATCAGGGAACATCAAAATGCGCGAGGCGTGCCTAGCCAACAAAGCCTGATTGAAGCTTCTGAAATCCCGAAAACCAAGTCCACCTTGTTTCTTGGACCTTATCATATTGTGCCAAGCTACCCAATGAGTTTTCCGTTTACCTTTTTCGGCCCCCCAATAGTAATTTCTCACCAAGCGGTTCAGATCGTCACAAACTTCGAGAGGGAGCTTATAAACACTCATAATGTAGGTAGGGATAGACTGTGCAGTAGCTTTAATGAGAACTTCCTTCCCGACTTGGGTAGGGTGCCCATCATACGAGAAGAGACGCTTGGTCAACTTCACCTGTAAATTCTGAAATTTACCCTTCGACATCCTTCCATCCCGTGTAGGCAACCCCAAGTATTTCTCCTCAAAACCTGAAGTGGTGACACCCAAAACACCTTTAATATCAGTAATTGTAGTGGCAGGGCAAGAGCTACCAAATAATATTGAGCTCTTAGTAGGGTTCAACAATTGTCTTTTAGCCTTTTCATACACATTCAGAACATTCTTCACATAAAGAGCCTCTTGGCTACGAGCTTTGAAGAACAACAACGTGTCATCAACAAAAAGAAGATGTGAAACACCCGGAGCACGTCTAGTCAATTTCAAAGGTGATATATCTCCAGAAACAATACCCTTGTTAATAAGGGTAGAGAGACCGCCAGCAACGAACAAAAATAAGTATGGGGATAAAGGATCACCTTCTCGTAGCCCACACGACGGTGCAAACGAATCCAAGATGGCTCCATTAAATTTTACGGAATATCTCACCGAGGTAACACAAGACATTATCCAATCCACCCATTAGTGAGCAAAGCCAAGCTTTTGCATCATTTGCTTAAGGTAATTCCAATCAACCCTATCATAAGCTTTAGAGAGATCCAGTTTATATGCACAAAAGCTCTTTGTGGGGTCCTTCTCCTGTTTGATGTGATGAATGCATTCAAAAGCAACCAAAGAATATCTGTAATCATCCGCCCTGGAATGAAGGCACTCTGTGTGGGAGAAATGATGTCATCCAGGACAGGACGTAAACAGTTGACCAAGCATTTTGAGACAACTTTGTAAATTACATTACACAAACTAATGGGCCTGAAATCAGTTATCTTGACAGGGTTTGGGATCTTTGGGATCAAGACAATCACTGTATCATTTACCTCTGGGGGCATAATACCAGTGCGGAAGAATATTTTCACAGCTGTAATAACACCGTCTCTCAAAATATCCCAGTTGCGTTGAAAGAAACGAGCTGGAAACCCGTCGGGTCCCAGGGCCTTCAAGGGGCCAATCTGAAACAAAGCGTCGGAGATCTCCTTCTCTGAGAAAACAGTACACAGTCTCGCGTTAGTTTCTGCATCAATAACTGGGGTGATTAAATCAATAATCGGCGAGGCATCCAGGTTGCTTTTTGCCGAGAAAATGTCCTGAAAATATGATGTGGCTGCATGCTCCATAGTTTGTTTTACAGTATGGACAGTACCATTCAGGTCCTCAATTTTCTTTATCCTGTTTTTCCTAGCCCTCCAAACTGATTTTGCGTGAAAAAAATTTGCATTACGATCACCGTCCTTTAGCCATGTGATTCTTGACCGTTGCATCCACATTAACTCCTCTCTGTACAGAAGTTCATTCATACGGTCAGTGGCTTTGCGAATTTCACACCTGTCAGCGTTCATGAGCATAAGCTCCTCAAGTTGGGTTCGGGATTTTTCAATGTCTCAGGCCACATTACCAAATTTATCTTTACTCCAGGAACACAGTTTCATCATAGTTCCTCTAAGAGCAGCATGTACATCCCCCAATGTGCCTTTCTGACCTGCTTCTTTCCAAGCATCTGCGATGATCTCTTGAATGGCTGGTTTCCTCTCCCACATCACTTCGTACTGCCTCATCCTTGGCTTCGTCGGTTGATCCATCATAAGACCCGCCGATACATGCACAGGGACATGGTCTGAACATGGGGATATTAGGTGCCTAACCATAGTATCATCAAACATGTTACGCCATGCCGGGGTGGCTACGGCTGTGTCCAGCCTCACCTTCACATTTGCATTACCACTTCGCATATTGTCATATGTGTACGGCACACCACTGAACCCGATGTCTGACAATGCACAAGTTTCAAGCATGTCTCGGAACGCCTGCATTTGGGACTGCTGCCTCGGCGTGTTAGAGAAGTGTTCAAAGTCCCACATACACTCGTTAAAGTCTCCGACAAccagctgctacctcttgagcattgcgttggttttcccttgaagaggaaagggtgatgcagcaaagtagcgtaagtatttccctcagtttttgagaaccaaggtatcaatccagtaggaggctatgcacgagtccctcgcacctacacaaacaaataaatcatcgcaaccaacgcgataaggggttgtcaatccctacacggtcacttacgagagtgagatctgatagatatgataagataatatttttggtatttttatgataaagatgcaaagtaaaataaaagcaaaataaaaagcaacggaaataactaagtgttggaagattaatatgatggaatatagacccgagggccataggtttcactagtggcttctctcaagagcataagtattttacggtgggtgaagaaattactgttgagcaattgacagaattgagcatagttatgagaatatctaggtatgataatgtatataggcatcacgtctgagacaagtagaccgactcctgcctgcatctactactattactccacacatcgaccgctatccagcatgcatctagagtattaagttcataagagcagagtaacgccttaagcaagatgacatgatgtagagggataaattcatgcaatatgataaaccccatcttgttatcctcgatggcaacaatacaatacgtgccttgctgcccctactgtcactgggaagggacaccgcaagattgaacccaaagctaagcacttctcccattgcaagaaagatcaatctagtaggccaaaccaaactgataattcgaagagacttgcaaagataatcaatcatacataaaagaattcagaagattcaaatattgttcatagataaacttggtcataaacccacaattcatcggtctcaacaaacacaccgcaaaagaagattacatcgcatagatctccacaagagaggggacaacattgtattgagatccaaaaagagagaaga
This genomic window from Aegilops tauschii subsp. strangulata cultivar AL8/78 chromosome 4, Aet v6.0, whole genome shotgun sequence contains:
- the LOC141021949 gene encoding uncharacterized protein, whose protein sequence is MQAFRDMLETCALSDIGFSGVPYTYDNMRSGNANVKVRLDTAVATPAWRNMFDDTMVRHLISPCSDHVPVHVSAGLMMDQPTKPRMRQYEVMWERKPAIQEIIADAWKEAGQKGTLGDVHAALRGTMMKLCSWSKDKFGNVA